From the genome of Miscanthus floridulus cultivar M001 chromosome 10, ASM1932011v1, whole genome shotgun sequence, one region includes:
- the LOC136490181 gene encoding serine carboxypeptidase-like 45, which yields MGVESMAMPLLAPVSSSSYSSRPLALVLVLVAAVLCRPGSCNGAAAAAADRIRRLPGQPEVSFGQYSGYVGVDDGGKRALFYYFVEADVDPASKPIVLWLNGGPGCSSLGVGAFSENGPFRPSGQVLVKNEYSWNKEANVIYLETPAGVGYSYSADAAYYQGVDDKMTAMDNMVFLQRWLQKFPQYKGRDLYVAGESYAGHYIPQLAEAMVEFNKKDRIFNLRGVALGNPVLEFTTDFNSRAEYFWSHGLISDATYRVFTSVCNYSRYVTEYYGGSLSPLCARVMNQVTRETSRFVDKYDVTLDVCLSSVLSQSKILSPHEQVRQRIDVCVEDETVRYLNRRDVQAALHARLVGVDKWAVCSSVLEYELLNLQIPTINIVGSLVKSGIRVLVYSGDQDSVIPLTGSRTLVQNLAHDMGLKTTTPYRVWFEGQQVGGWTQVYGGGALSFATIRGASHEAPFSQPGRSLVLFRAFLQGQPLPETFS from the exons ATGGGAGTGGAAAGCATGGCCATGCCATTGCTAGCTCCGGTGAGCTCCTCCAGCTACAGCAGCAGGCCATTGgcgctggtgctggtgctagtcGCGGCAGTCCTGTGCCGTCCGGGTTCTTGCAACggggctgccgctgccgccgcggaCAGGATCAGGCGGCTCCCCGGGCAGCCGGAGGTGAGCTTCGGCCAGTACTCCGGCTACGTCGGCGTGGACGACGGCGGCAAGCGGGCCCTGTTCTACTACTTCGTGGAGGCCGACGTCGACCCGGCCTCCAAGCCTATCGTCCTCTGGCTCAATGGCG GGCCTGGGTGCTCGTCTCTGGGTGTAGGGGCCTTCTCAGAGAATGGGCCGTTCAGGCCTAGTGGGCAGGTGCTGGTGAAGAATGAATACAGCTGGAACAAAG AGGCCAATGTGATATACCTGGAGACGCCAGCTGGTGTTGGCTACTCCTACTCTGCTGATGCTGCTTACTACCAGGGTGTGGATGACAAGATGACAG CCATGGACAACATGGTGTTCCTGCAAAGGTGGCTCCAAAAGTTCCCACAGTACAAGGGCAGGGACCTCTACGTCGCCGGAGAGAGCTACGCAG GGCACTACATCCCGCAGCTCGCGGAGGCCATGGTGGAGTTCAACAAGAAGGACAGGATCTTCAACCTCAGAGGCGTCGCT CTGGGCAACCCGGTGCTGGAGTTCACGACGGACTTCAACTCCCGCGCGGAGTACTTCTGGTCCCACGGCCTCATCTCCGACGCCACGTACCGCGTCTTCACCTCCGTCTGCAACTACTCCCGCTACGTCACCGAGTACTACGGGGGGTCGCTGTCGCCGCTGTGCGCCAGGGTGATGAACCAGGTGACGCGCGAGACCAGCCGCTTCGTCGACAAGTACGACGTCACGCTCGACGTCTGCCTCTCCTCGGTGCTCTCGCAGTCCAAGATCCTCTCGCCGCAC GAGCAGGTCCGGCAGCGGATCGACGTGTGCGTGGAGGACGAGACGGTGAGGTACCTCAACCGTCGGGACGTGCAGGCGGCGCTGCACGCGAGGCTCGTCGGTGTCGACAAGTGGGCGGTCTGCAGCAG TGTTCTCGAGTACGAGCTGCTCAACCTGCAGATCCCCACCATCAACATCGTCGGATCGCTCGTGAAATCCGGCATCCGAGTGCTAGTTTACAG CGGGGATCAGGACTCGGTGATCCCTCTCACGGGGAGCCGAACCCTGGTGCAGAACTTGGCGCATGACATGGGCCTCAAGACCACCACCCCGTACAGAGTCTGGTTCGAAGGGCAGCAG GTTGGAGGATGGACTCAGGTGTACGGAGGCGGCGCGCTGTCGTTCGCCACCATCAGGGGCGCCTCCCATGAGGCGCCCTTCTCGCAGCCCGGGCGGTCGCTCGTGCTCTTCAGAGCGTTCCTGCAGGGCCAGCCTCTGCCTGAAACCTTCTCGTGA